From Cannabis sativa cultivar Pink pepper isolate KNU-18-1 chromosome 8, ASM2916894v1, whole genome shotgun sequence, a single genomic window includes:
- the LOC115700521 gene encoding glycosyltransferase BC10 isoform X2, translated as MKRKVAQSKSNYKWKRKLLVVMFVGFCFGSLFFMQNQYSRVMTMASSFSVQKTKIAFLFIARNRLPLDIVWDDFFQGGENKFSVYVHSRPGFLFNKATTRSAYFLNRQVNDSIQVDWGEATMIEAERILLKHALKDTDNKRFVFLSDSCIPLHNFSYIYDYIMSTSTSFVDSFADTKEGRYNPKMDPVIPVHNWRKGSQWVVLTRKHAEVVVKDDVVFPIFQLHCKRKSLPEFWRDRPLPADGSKEHNCIPDEHYVQTLLAQEGHEAELTRRSLTHSSWDLSSSKDRERRGWHPVTYKYSDATPELIQSIKEIDNIYYETEYRREWCTSRGKPAPCFLFARKFTRPAALRLVNTSALEL; from the exons ATGAAGCGGAAGGTAGCTCAGTCGAAATCAAATTACAAATGGAAGAGGAAGCTATTGGTTGTGATGTTCGTAGGTTTTTGTTTCGGAAGCTTGTTTTTTATGCAGAACCAGTACAGTCGGGTTATGACTATGGCTTCTTCTTTTAGCGTTCAAAAGACGAAGATCGCTTTCTTGTTCATTGCTCGAAATCGGCTTCCTTTGGATATAGTTTGGGATGATTTCTTTCAG GGAGGGGAGAACAAATTTTCAGTATATGTTCACTCTAGGCCTGGTTTTCTATTCAACAAGGCGACCACTAGATCGGCATATTTTCTGAATCGTCAAGTTAATGATAGTATACAG GTAGATTGGGGAGAAGCAACTATGATCGAGGCAGAGCGTATATTACTTAAACATGCACTTAAAGATACTGACAACAAACGGTTTGTTTTTCTTTCAGACAG CTGCATCCCTCTTCACAACTTCAGctatatatatgattatatcATGTCAACATCAACCAGTTTTGTTGACAG TTTTGCTGATACAAAGGAGGGTCGCTACAATCCCAAAATGGATCCTGTTATTCCTGTTCATAACTGGAGGAAGGGATCTCAG TGGGTTGTTTTGACCAGGAAACATGCAGAGGTTGTGGTAAAAGATGATGTTGTCTTCCCTATATTTCAATTGCATTGCAAG AGGAAGTCACTGCCTGAATTTTGGCGGGATCGCCCCCTT CCAGCTGATGGATCCAAGGAACATAATTGTATACCCGATGAACATTATGTTCAGACATTACTAGCT CAAGAAGGCCATGAAGCTGAATTAACGCGAAGATCACTGACTCATTCGTCATGGGATCTATCATCCTCTAAAGACCGTGAACGTCGGGGATGGCACCCTGTTACTTACAAATATTCAGATGCTACTCCGGAGCTTATACAATCAATAAAG GAGATAGATAACATCTACTACGAGACTGAATACCGAAGAGAATGGTGTACTAGCAGAGGAAAACCAGCTCCTTGCTTTCTTTTCGCCCGAAAATTTACAAGGCCCGCCGCTCTGAGGCTCGTCAATACA TCAGCTCTGGAGCTCTAA
- the LOC115700521 gene encoding glycosyltransferase BC10 isoform X1 — MKRKVAQSKSNYKWKRKLLVVMFVGFCFGSLFFMQNQYSRVMTMASSFSVQKTKIAFLFIARNRLPLDIVWDDFFQGGENKFSVYVHSRPGFLFNKATTRSAYFLNRQVNDSIQVDWGEATMIEAERILLKHALKDTDNKRFVFLSDSCIPLHNFSYIYDYIMSTSTSFVDSFADTKEGRYNPKMDPVIPVHNWRKGSQWVVLTRKHAEVVVKDDVVFPIFQLHCKPADGSKEHNCIPDEHYVQTLLAQEGHEAELTRRSLTHSSWDLSSSKDRERRGWHPVTYKYSDATPELIQSIKEIDNIYYETEYRREWCTSRGKPAPCFLFARKFTRPAALRLVNTSALEL, encoded by the exons ATGAAGCGGAAGGTAGCTCAGTCGAAATCAAATTACAAATGGAAGAGGAAGCTATTGGTTGTGATGTTCGTAGGTTTTTGTTTCGGAAGCTTGTTTTTTATGCAGAACCAGTACAGTCGGGTTATGACTATGGCTTCTTCTTTTAGCGTTCAAAAGACGAAGATCGCTTTCTTGTTCATTGCTCGAAATCGGCTTCCTTTGGATATAGTTTGGGATGATTTCTTTCAG GGAGGGGAGAACAAATTTTCAGTATATGTTCACTCTAGGCCTGGTTTTCTATTCAACAAGGCGACCACTAGATCGGCATATTTTCTGAATCGTCAAGTTAATGATAGTATACAG GTAGATTGGGGAGAAGCAACTATGATCGAGGCAGAGCGTATATTACTTAAACATGCACTTAAAGATACTGACAACAAACGGTTTGTTTTTCTTTCAGACAG CTGCATCCCTCTTCACAACTTCAGctatatatatgattatatcATGTCAACATCAACCAGTTTTGTTGACAG TTTTGCTGATACAAAGGAGGGTCGCTACAATCCCAAAATGGATCCTGTTATTCCTGTTCATAACTGGAGGAAGGGATCTCAG TGGGTTGTTTTGACCAGGAAACATGCAGAGGTTGTGGTAAAAGATGATGTTGTCTTCCCTATATTTCAATTGCATTGCAAG CCAGCTGATGGATCCAAGGAACATAATTGTATACCCGATGAACATTATGTTCAGACATTACTAGCT CAAGAAGGCCATGAAGCTGAATTAACGCGAAGATCACTGACTCATTCGTCATGGGATCTATCATCCTCTAAAGACCGTGAACGTCGGGGATGGCACCCTGTTACTTACAAATATTCAGATGCTACTCCGGAGCTTATACAATCAATAAAG GAGATAGATAACATCTACTACGAGACTGAATACCGAAGAGAATGGTGTACTAGCAGAGGAAAACCAGCTCCTTGCTTTCTTTTCGCCCGAAAATTTACAAGGCCCGCCGCTCTGAGGCTCGTCAATACA TCAGCTCTGGAGCTCTAA